In a single window of the Necator americanus strain Aroian chromosome X, whole genome shotgun sequence genome:
- a CDS encoding hypothetical protein (NECATOR_CHRX.G22552.T1) — MFSRLKYDMLSCRTEKVLDEGQPCEQAGFRKGFSTIDHIHTVSKLIEVSRVYKMQLCLTFIDLKKAFDSVETEAVVEALDNQGVPTQYIKVLRELCSNFTTGISMGRHGSEGWWSAATPFAL; from the exons atgTTCTCCCGTttgaaatacgacatgctatcatgtcg gactGAAAAAgtattggatgaaggacagccatgcgagcaagcagggtttcgaaaaggattcagtacgattgaccacattcacactgtttcgaaactcatcgaggtatcacgcgTGTACAAGATGCAGCTCTGTCttaccttcatcgacttgaagaaggccttcgactcagttgagacggaagcggtcgtggaagccttggataaccaaggcgtccctactcagtacataaaggtacttcgagagttgtgcagtaacttcacgaccggaatttcgatgggacgacatgggagtgaaggttggtggtcggcagctacaccatttgcgctttga
- a CDS encoding hypothetical protein (NECATOR_CHRX.G22551.T1) produces the protein MDNIDEEYDRLVEHLHDSAKKAESFKAIKRRLSLETLELICQRGSARAARNQQLTSELAMLYREAVNHDLKERRAEVLAEVAEGGKSIRYARRDFAIRKTRMTALRNPKGTLTTSRRGI, from the coding sequence atggacaacattgacgaggaatatgaccggctcgttgaacaccttcacgacagcgcgaagaaggctgagagttttaaagccatcaagagacgcctgtctcttgaaacccTCGAGCTGATATGCCAGCGTGGATCAGCACGAGCCGCAAGGAACCAacaactcacgtccgagctcgcaatgCTTTACAGAGAGGCGGTAAATCatgaccttaaagagagaagagcagaagtgctggctgaagttGCAGAGggggggaaaagcatccgctatgcccgtcgagacttcgccattcgcaagacgaggatgactgctctccggaacccgaagggaacactCACtacatcgagaagggggatatAG
- a CDS encoding hypothetical protein (NECATOR_CHRX.G22554.T1) produces the protein MLTEFDETYGCIGLQLNLQKTMFMRNGWVSDAPFTLNGTNISECTSYVYLGRELNMMNDLTPELGRRRRAAWGAYKSIEDVVKKTRNTLLRAHLFNTTVLPALTYASETWAFRKQEENAVSVIERTIERVMLGVSRVTQVRDGIRSFLLRQRSKFRDAATFVKESKIRWAGHVMRFNDDRWTRAVSDWVPRDIKRTARRPPTRWSDFFTKSFKENYDALREPRERRNH, from the coding sequence atgctgaccgaattcgacgaaacatatggatgcatcggtcttcagctgaacctacaaaagacgatgttcatgcggaacggatgggtctcggatgccccattcacgctcaacggaacgaacatatccgaatgcaccagctacgtttatctaggtcgggaactgaacatgatgaacgatctgacccccgagctgggcaggaggagacgagcggcttggggagcgtacaagagcatcgaggatgtagtgaagaagaccaggaacaccctgctccgtgctcacctcttcaataccaccgtacttcctgctttgacctatgcttcggaaacctgggcatttcgcaagcaggaagaaaacgcggtgagcgtcattgaacgcacaattgagagagtgatgctaggagtgtCCCGtgtcacgcaagtgagggacgggattcgaagttttctcctacgtcagcgatcgaaatttagagacgccgccacgtttgtcaaggaaagtaaaataagatgggccggacatgtgatgcgctttaacgacgaccgttggaccagagccgtgagcgactgggttccccgcgatattaagcgcactgcacgaagaccgccgacccgatggtcagatttcttcacgaagtccttcaaagaaaattatgatgctcttcgtgaaCCACGCGAAAGAAGGAACCACTAG
- a CDS encoding hypothetical protein (NECATOR_CHRX.G22553.T1) gives MQLCLTFIDLKKAFDSVETEAVVEALDNQGVPTQYIKVLRELCSNFTTGISMGRHGSEGWWSAATPFAL, from the coding sequence ATGCAGCTCTGTCttaccttcatcgacttgaagaaggccttcgactcagttgagacggaagcggtcgtggaagccttggataaccaaggcgtccctactcagtacataaaggtacttcgagagttgtgcagtaacttcacgaccggaatttcgatgggacgacatgggagtgaaggttggtggtcggcagctacaccatttgcgctttga